In Erinaceus europaeus chromosome 10, mEriEur2.1, whole genome shotgun sequence, one DNA window encodes the following:
- the LOC103113372 gene encoding protein SPATA31F1-like, protein MLNPTNVLWDTGCSICTYGSIFIIILIIWQVKRTYRGLKTEPKRSCCRRHRRVRQRTRDTAAKDRRHSWEETEKPKKLLSVIKSQGWLPQEGSVRRLLCADPNCNICNDVVLDIQQLLVGEKTLLCPTSPEPLQDSSCQEIMSTQNVPYGQNQGHHSPHTKEHSIPTQTSVSAAQSTGCFQEHCNEQVPNSSEQMSKFQLKQEFEASDMPIGPKSSSMCEKPMALVNKQTIVQYSSNFLHRNQDQQQPLNSQVSMLTLNKEITTTTLTNPVALHMVTVLPDHPPILSPDILRLLEVHVKKWLHFQKWGLPRRVEESLRQLMPYPPLFYQPKNSQPLSFIQNDITKLPVETFGTISYQTWGCCIKGQPTQAFWVSEWSIISLELRDHYQQIPNHTPLVLPSPALKDLSALYPLPGQQVNESVNFWQQKYSQLFCGLPSLHSESLVDTFLGSQGLSMNGGLPQDPIKDHFFIKELSLLPLLPKTPPKAAPPPSPSSPSWITQSDHQQTQANVPFLTLDQCEALEWHVLQRQLQLQWGWPAILQRSQLSLTSIKSKSCDTTQSPESVKTSWPEKSISVLTRDLLYFPEHARRLLEFHLQRQLTHHRWGLPPKIQQSMQLLLAPTEQQALALSSIALENTSLSQPTAQMPSVAGDLFTHTVNPEPIDMPHLFAQAKAILQSHIDSKCGQIHQGKVPVCVYSSWEYIIPGGLKVSPFFCLPESKPLELQATPEPNPQKRVGAEALGQLQAPSRAVTEHPKLPCALPEGTVEKLETTLRHKYLAFLSGLPALYYVALSRAVLPEVTAQAIPPKTMTEPEQILTEPLTQGTPSEEQHPGPEPGAQDSNQTPADTADEIQTDEQEEGLAKTEPLHTQSETASPIALKKPFLNKLNFHVRKKTLELQLGIPTKAKKSRDQTQVISENGSTQETLGSLSNQGEASLPKEPSHPDTACTPDPKWLHLKQQLANELKSIQQNQKQPSPSVAAHGSESSWVSKISQQPRGDMTEAQVLCVQLEASANKPSLQEPWSPGAQSSGKSKDSAQVPTPTTKTDDPKLAGGHGEGDAGFVLSPTREESQPSAVQSPAGMRQSRTPHSLRRRNRTLHLDAPGQHSPQLKLPQQAPVVRQGKEAERHLQDVQTKAKATLKPARIPQSAQPVAPRGARGQPFLGHLPQGSPLQRHPPRGQLLLGQVMPVQTHKRHGPPESGLRNKMKSFLHCINPKTEDRRHEDSMLLVAEKGPKTRRENVGKSLPPPTSPRGRTKTEKTRGSPQAPIPLTQKKVGVAFLAGPHSPDCKLRQRFSTHHLLPASVLGHRHHCPRHCPQRAFASQSGAHANSHLPSQMETVTSNSKVCSRALSPVKSPKALCLHPA, encoded by the exons ATGTTGAACCCTACAAATGTTCTGTGGGATACGGGGTGTTCCATATGTACATATGGCTCCATCTTCATTATTATCCTAATTATCTGGCAAGTGAAAAGAACTTACCGAGGATTAAAGACGGAACCAAAAAGGAGCTGCTGCCGG cGCCACCGAAGAGTCAGGCAAAGGACAAGAGATACAGCAGCAAAAG ATAGGAGACATTCCTGGGAAGAAACGGAGAAGCCGAAAAAGCtactctctgtcattaaaag CCAGGGCTGGCTTCCTCAGGAGGGAAGCGTGCGGCGGCTCCTGTGTGCAGATCCCAACTGCAACATCTGCAATGACGTGGTCCTGGACATTCAGCAACTACTGGTGGGTGAGAAAACCCTCCTCTGCCCCACTTCACCAGAGCCATTGCAGGACTCTTCTTGCCAAGAGATTATGTCCACGCAAAATGTGCCCTATGGGCAGAATCAGGGGCATCATTCTCCACACACTAAAGAACATTCAATTCCAACCCAAACCTCTGTG TCAGCTGCTCAGTCAACTGGATGCTTCCAAGAACACTGCAATGAACAAGTTCCAAATTCCAGTGAACAAATGAGCAAATTCCAGCTCAAGCAGGAATTTGAAGCGTCAGACATGCCCATAGGACCAAAGTCTTCCTCGATGTGTGAAAAGCCCATGGCTCTAGTAAACAAGCAGACAATAGTGCAGTACAGTAGCAACTTCCTCCACAGGAACCAAGACCAGCAGCAGCCCCTAAATTCCCAGGTCTCTATGCTGACTTTAAACAAAGAGATCACTACCACTACGCTGACAAACCCTGTGGCCTTGCATATGGTCACTGTCCTCCCAGACCACCCGCCAATCCTTAGTCCTGATATCCTGAGGCTATTAGAGGTACATGTAAAAAAATGGCTGCATTTTCAGAAGTGGGGGCTTCCTAGACGTGTGGAGGAGTCACTGAGGCAGCTTATGCCATACCCCCCATTGTTCTACCAACCTAAAAACAGCCAACCACTTTCTTTCATCCAGAATGATATTACTAAATTACCTGTTGAAACATTTGGGACCATTTCTTACCAGACCTGGGGTTGCTGTATAAAAGGTCAGCCCACCCAGGCATTCTGGGTTTCTGAATGGTCTATTATCAGCCTAGAACTGAGAGATCACTACCAACAAATTCCAAACCATACACCTCTAGTCTTGCCCTCCCCGGCCCTTAAAGATCTAAGTGCCCTCTACCCACTGCCCGGACAACAGGTTAATGAATCAGTGAATTTTTGGCAGCAGAAATACAGCCAGCTGTTCTGCGGACTCCCTTCTCTACACAGTGAATCCTTGGTTGACACTTTCTTGGGCTCTCAAGgcctctccatgaatggtggctTGCCCCAAGACCCCATAAAGGATCATTTTTTCATCAAGGAACTCTCCTTACTTCCCCTGCTGCCTAAAACTCCACCTAAGGCAGCCCCACCACCTTCTCCATCCTCTCCGAGTTGGATCACTCAGTCGGACCATCAGCAAACTCAGGCCAATGTCCCATTTCTGACTCTAGACCAGTGTGAAGCTTTGGAGTGGCATGTGCTACAGAGGCAGCTCCAGCTCCAGTGGGGCTGGCCAGCCATCTTGCAGAGATCTCAGCTCTCTCTGACCTCTATAAAGTCTAAGTCCTGTGACACAACCCAGTCTCCTGAATCAGTGAAAACTTCCTGGCCAGAGAAGTCCATCTCAGTGCTCACAAGGGATCTCCTCTACTTCCCGGAGCATGCTAGGAGGCTGCTCGagttccacctgcagaggcagcTGACCCACCATCGCTGGGGCCTGCCCCCCAAGATCCAGCAGTCCATGCAGCTGCTGCTGGCCCCCACTGAGCAGCAGGCTCTGGCCCTGAGCAGCATAGCCCTAGAAAACACGAGCCTCTCCCAACCCACAGCCCAAATGCCCAGTGTGGCTGGTGACCTGTTCACACACACTGTGAACCCAGAACCTATCGACATGCCCCATCTGTTTGCCCAGGCCAAGGCAATACTGCAGAGCCACATTGACTCCAAATGTGGGCAGATTCACCAGGGCAAGGTCCCTGTCTGTGTCTATAGCTCTTGGGAGTACATCATCCCTGGGGGCCTGAAAGTGTCTCCTTTCTTCTGCCTCCCAGAAAGCAAGCCCTTGGAGCTCCAGGCAACACCTGAGCCCAACCCACAGAAGAGAGTGGGGGCAGAGGCCCTGGGCCAGCTACAGGCCCCCTCAAgggcagtcactgagcacccTAAGCTGCCCTGTGCCCTGCCAGAGGGAACTGTTGAGAAACTAGAGACCACTCTGAGGCACAAGTACCTGGCTTTCTTGTCAGGGCTGCCTGCCCTTTACTACGTGGCTCTCTCCAGGGCTGTGCTCCCAGAAGTCACTGCCCAAGCTATACCCCCCAAGACGATGACTGAGCCTGAACAAATCCTCACAGAACCTTTGACTCAGGGCACCCCATCTGAAGAGCAGCACCCAGGTCCTGAGCCAGGTGCTCAGGACTCCAACCAGACGCCTGCGGACACTGCAGATGAGATCCAGACTGACGAGCAGGAAGAAGGTCTGGCCAAGACGGAGCCCCTGCACACACAGTCAGAGACTGCTAGCCCCATCGCACTCAAGAAACCCTTCTTGAACAAACTCAACTTCCACGTGAGAAAGAAGACCCTAGAGCTACAGCTGGGAATTCCCACTAAGGCAAAGAAGTCCAGAGACCAAACTCAAGTAATCTCAGAGAATGGATCCACACAGGAGACTCTTGGGAGTCTCAGCAACCAAGGGGAAGCCTCACTCCCAAAAGAGCCCAGCCACCCAGACACTGCTTGTACCCCAGATCCAAAATGGCTCCACCTCAAACAACAGCTGGCCAATGAGTTAAAGTCAATACAGCAGAACCAGAAGCAGCCAAGTCCCAGCGTGGCAGCCCATGGCTCTGAGAGCTCATGGGTCTCCAAGATCTCACAGCAACCCCGTGGGGACATGACAGAGGCCCAGGTGCTTTGTGTTCAGCTAGAGGCCAGTGCAAACAAGCCCAGTCTGCAGGAGCCCTGGAGCCCTGGGGCCCAAAgctcaggcaagagcaaggactcAGCCCAAGTACCCacaccaacaacaaagacagacgaCCCCAAATTGGCAGGGGGCCATGGTGAGGGGGATGCAGGGTTCGTGCTCTCCCCCACAAGAGAAGAGAGCCAGCCTTCTGCAGTCCAGAGCCCAGCAGGGATGCGTCAGAGCAGGACACCACACAGCCTCCGCAGACGGAACCGTACCCTCCACCTTGATGCTCCTGGTCAGCATAGCCCTCAGCTTAAGCTCCCACAGCAAGCTCCAGTGGTCCGTCAAGGGAAAGAAGCGGAGAGGCATTTGCAAGATGTTCAAACCAAGGCCAAAGCCACCCTCAAGCCAGCAAGGATCCCTCAGAGTGCCCAGCCTGTGGCGCCCCGGGGAGCACGGGGCCAGCCTTTCCTGGGCCACCTTCCTCAGGGCAGCCCACTACAGCGCCACCCTCCACGAGGTCAGCTTTTGCTGGGGCAGGTGATGCCAGTCCAAACTCACAAGAGGCATGGCCCTCCAGAGTCTGGCTTGAGAAATAAGATGAAATCCTTTTTGCACTGCATTAACCCCAAGACAGAAGACAGAAGGCATGAGGACTCCATGCTGCTTGTAGCTGAAAAAGGGCCCAAAACCAGAAGAGAAAATGTGGGGAAGAGCCTGCCTCCACCCACAAGTCCCAGGGGGAGAACTAAGACAGAGAAGACAAGagggagcccccaggccccaatcCCCCTCACCCAGAAGAAGGTGGGCGTGGCCTTCTTGGCTGGCCCCCACTCTCCAGACTGTAAGCTCAGGCAGCGCTTCAGCACCCATCACCTCCTCCCTGCCTCGGTCTTGGGCCACCGCCACCACTGCCCTCGGCACTGTCCCCAAAGGGCCTTTGCCTCCCAGTCAGGAGCCCACGCTAACTCTCATCTCCCATCACAAATGGAAACAGTCACCTCAAACTCAAAAGTCTGCTCAAGAGCACTCAGTCCAGTCAAGAGTCCAAAGGCTCTGTGTCTGCATCCTGCATGA